In Columba livia isolate bColLiv1 breed racing homer chromosome Z, bColLiv1.pat.W.v2, whole genome shotgun sequence, one DNA window encodes the following:
- the LOC102095531 gene encoding avidin, whose protein sequence is MKSLFCCLLLILALLNHHTAAARKCDLQGLWRNELGSNMTLSALDEAGTFSGSYHTAVAATNKQILVSPLQGAQQHPGDKGQPTFGFTVHWQFADSITAFVGQCFVDRRGKETLETTWLLREEVPSRRDIWKATRVGTSIFTRVK, encoded by the exons ATGAAGAGTCTCTtttgctgcctcctgctcaTCCTGGCCCTGCTCAACCACCAtactgctgctgccaggaag TGTGACCTGCAGGGCCTGTGGAGGAATGAGCTGGGCTCCAACATGACACTCTCAGCCCTGGATGAAGCCGGGACCTTCTCGGGCTCCTACCACACAGCCGTGGCAgccaccaacaagcagatcCTGGTGTCGCCCCTGCAaggagcccagcagcaccctggtgacAAGGGACAGCCCACCTTCGGTTTCACCGTGCATTGGCAGTTTGCAG ACTCCATCACAGCCTTTGTGGGCCAATGCTTTGTGGACCGCCGTGGAAAGGAGACACTGGAGACCACATGGCTCCTGCGGGAAGAAGTCCCATCCCGCAGGGACATCTGGAAAGCCACCAG GGTCGGCACCTCTATCTTCACCCGTGTCAagtga
- the LOC102095346 gene encoding avidin yields MVQVTPFLLVLSLALVAPGFSAKKCVLTGRWMNDLGSNMTIGTVNGQGDFDGSYHTAVTATTNKIRVSPLQGSQHRTNQNSQPTFGFTVNWSFSDSVTVFTGQCFVDETGKEVLKTMWLLRSRVDNIKDDWKATMVGINIFTRLHSQRE; encoded by the exons ATGGTGCAAGTGACTCCCTTCCTTCTGGTGCTCAGCCTGGCCCTGGTGGCTCCCGGCTTCTCTGCAAAAAAG TGTGTGCTGACCGGGCGCTGGATGAATGACCTTGGCTCCAACATGACCATCGGGACTGTGAATGGACAAGGTGACTTTGATGGCTCCTACCACACAGCTGTGACAGCCACCACAAACAAGATCAGGGTGTCACCACTGCAAGGGTCCCAGCACCGCACAAACCAGAATAGCCAGCCCACCTTTGGCTTCACAGTCAACTGGAGCTTTTCAG ATTCTGTCACCGTCTTCACGGGCCAGTGCTTTGTGGATGAGACAGGGAAGGAGGTTTTGAAGACCATGTGGCTCCTGAGATCACGTGTGGACAACATCAAGGATGACTGGAAAGCTACCAT GGTTGGCATCAACATCTTCACCCGTCTGCACTCACAGAGGGAGTGA